TCTAGCTGACGTTTATACTTGTCCTCGATTTCTGGAAAATAGTTTTTGGAGAGCTCCCGTGCCTCTTCCCTGGCAACTACCCTATAGGATATCCCCTTTTTGAGATGGACAAATGTGGCTGCCATGACTCCATAGTCCTTCCAGCGAAGGGACCTTTTTCCTAGGCTGCAGCCAGTTACTGACTGAATGGCATCGGTGGCACACCTATCTATTTCCACAAAGACCATAAAGGCCTTCCTGTCCTTTCCCTTAGGATCCTCAATTCCTATCAGCTTTAGCCCAAGCATTGCAAGCCGCACTCCAAGGACTTGTCCTGGACAAAGATGGCCGTGGAGTTTAACAGACTCTTCCAAAAGCATTTCAAAGCGTGATCCTTCAACCATTTTATGCTATTCTCCTCACAAGAAATATGCATACATAATGCCTGCGTTGGTCTGTGGCCGGCTTAACCAACCACACGTACACGTTTCGTTCGCTGACTTGCCACAGACGAACAAAGGCAGTGGTAATGCAAACATATTATACCAAAAATGCAATTTCTCACAGGGTAAGCAGTAGCTATACTTAAAAAAAGGGCACCCAGGGGGCTCAAACGGCGAAAGGAGAACTTGTCATGAAAGGATTTCCAGGGCCAGATTTTTGGAGGGAGCGCCTAAGACCAAAGGGAGAAGGGGAAAACAGACGTGAACTAACAGGCCAATGTTGGGATAAAGCAGCCAAGACATACGATGATCTTGAAAATGAACCTGACTACGCCAAACTCACCCAAGGGGTCTTTGAAAAGATGGCCCAAAAGGGCATCCT
The Dissulfuribacter thermophilus genome window above contains:
- a CDS encoding FmdE family protein produces the protein MVEGSRFEMLLEESVKLHGHLCPGQVLGVRLAMLGLKLIGIEDPKGKDRKAFMVFVEIDRCATDAIQSVTGCSLGKRSLRWKDYGVMAATFVHLKKGISYRVVAREEARELSKNYFPEIEDKYKRQLEAYKVMPDEELFEVQEVEVEIPECDLPGRPLRRVQCESCGEYVQDCREVEKDGKILCRACAYGGYYRRKDS